From the Bacteroidales bacterium genome, one window contains:
- a CDS encoding ParA family protein, with product MNRVISISNHKGGVGKTTSVVNIGAGLAIQGRKVLLIDLDPQANLTISFGIPESENSIFNAFTNGKELEPVNIKENIDVIPSSSDLAAVEIKMNPETFQNNSVSELIDPYRSKYDYIIIDCPPSLGLLTLNAFAASDEVIIPIQPHFLAVKGLAKIIEVVNKIKSTVNRKVEISGVFVTMFDKRRILHKDVLDTVIMYFDDRVFKTKVRSNIALAEAPVLGKDIFEYDQSSNGAFDYGRIVLEVIDMEAEFGK from the coding sequence ATGAACAGAGTAATATCAATAAGTAATCATAAAGGCGGAGTAGGGAAGACAACAAGCGTTGTTAATATTGGTGCCGGACTTGCAATTCAAGGACGTAAAGTATTACTTATAGATCTTGACCCTCAAGCTAATTTAACGATCAGTTTCGGTATTCCGGAATCAGAAAATAGTATTTTTAATGCTTTTACAAACGGAAAAGAATTGGAACCTGTAAATATTAAAGAGAATATTGATGTTATTCCGTCTTCATCTGATCTTGCTGCTGTAGAAATTAAGATGAACCCGGAAACTTTTCAAAATAACAGTGTTTCTGAACTTATTGATCCATACAGAAGTAAGTATGATTACATTATTATTGATTGTCCGCCTTCATTAGGTTTATTGACTTTAAATGCTTTTGCTGCTTCTGATGAAGTGATTATTCCAATTCAACCTCACTTTTTGGCTGTAAAAGGGCTGGCAAAAATTATTGAAGTTGTTAATAAAATTAAATCAACTGTAAACAGAAAAGTTGAGATAAGCGGTGTATTTGTTACCATGTTTGATAAAAGAAGGATTCTTCATAAAGATGTATTAGATACTGTTATTATGTATTTTGATGATCGTGTATTTAAAACAAAAGTTCGTTCAAATATTGCATTGGCGGAAGCTCCTGTTTTAGGGAAAGATATATTTGAATATGACCAAAGCAGTAACGGTGCTTTTGATTACGGAAGAATAGTATTAGAAGTAATTGATATGGAAGCTGAATTCGGAAAATAA
- a CDS encoding nucleotidyltransferase domain-containing protein — MLKKEEILQFLSANKELFRKKYNIIKFGIFGSFARDEQTESSDIDLIIEMELDTPEIFEKKQEIRKILKKKNICKSPIGTNNL, encoded by the coding sequence ATGCTGAAAAAAGAAGAGATATTACAATTTCTGTCTGCTAATAAAGAATTATTCAGGAAGAAATATAATATAATAAAATTTGGTATTTTTGGTTCTTTTGCTCGTGATGAGCAAACTGAAAGTAGTGATATTGATTTAATAATTGAAATGGAGTTGGACACACCTGAAATATTTGAAAAAAAACAAGAAATTAGAAAAATATTAAAGAAAAAAAATATTTGCAAAAGTCCCATAGGGACGAACAACTTGTAA
- the pbpC gene encoding penicillin-binding protein 1C, with protein MYLILIIILIIIYWLILPSQLFNNPYCTVIKDYNGELLGAHIAEDGQYRFPETENVPGKFKEAIITFEDKRFKYHWGIDIISLCRAIKQNLSAGKVVSGGSTIPMQVIRLSRKGKKRTVWEKIIEIILATRLEFSYSKTEILQMYASHAPFGGNVVGIDAASWRYFGISADKLSWAQAATLAVLPNSPALIHPGRNRDALISKRNRLLKKLNERDIIDDETYELSIEEDVPIVTKAFPDLAYHLLMRVKKEKNSIVNTTLHSDVQSHVNRIVEKHHKKLSGNKINNLAVLVLEVETGNVISYVGNINDFSDKANSNSVDLIMSERSTGSILKPFLYASMLTDGEILPNTLVYDIPTRIGGYTPRNYSRGYSGAVPAHEALARSLNIPAVRMLRAYGLEKLYHKLEDVGMNTLHNHANHYGLSLILGGCEGTLWEICGIYASMARTLNNYEEYGYQYDKGDFHPPVYYNIDKAEKNKLSDWAHFENSSYFSASSIYLTFEAMLDVERPDDLSNWEMFQSSERIAWKTGTSFGFRDAWAIGVTTKYVVGVWAGNADGEGRPGLVGIKAAAPVLFDVFDILPDAQNWFKFPETDMVKADICKKSGHLASIICDDTEEVFIPSSGIRTSPCPYHKIVHLDMNEQFQVDAGCENIEDIITKAWFVLPPAVENYYKSFNASYKFLPPFRNDCKGSADRSEKNMELIYPFHNTKIYVPVELSGKLGKTVFEAAHRNKNAIVFWYVDDDLVGQTKGIHQIELSPPEGEHVLTLIDENGEKLVKKFEILGRK; from the coding sequence ATATATCTCATTTTAATTATCATTCTGATAATTATTTATTGGCTGATTTTGCCTTCTCAACTGTTTAATAATCCGTATTGTACTGTAATTAAGGATTATAATGGAGAACTTCTCGGCGCACATATTGCTGAAGACGGTCAATACAGATTTCCGGAAACCGAAAATGTTCCTGGAAAATTTAAAGAAGCGATTATTACATTTGAAGATAAACGTTTCAAATATCATTGGGGTATTGATATAATTAGTCTGTGCAGAGCAATAAAGCAAAACTTATCAGCAGGAAAAGTTGTTAGCGGCGGCAGCACTATACCAATGCAAGTTATTCGACTTTCCCGTAAAGGAAAAAAAAGAACAGTGTGGGAGAAGATTATTGAAATAATTCTCGCAACTCGTTTAGAATTTTCATATTCTAAAACTGAAATATTGCAAATGTATGCTTCACATGCTCCTTTCGGAGGTAATGTAGTGGGGATTGATGCTGCCTCTTGGAGATATTTCGGAATAAGTGCTGATAAGTTGTCTTGGGCACAAGCAGCAACTCTTGCCGTTTTGCCTAACAGCCCGGCTCTAATTCATCCCGGAAGAAACAGAGATGCACTTATAAGTAAAAGAAACAGATTGCTTAAAAAATTAAATGAAAGAGATATTATTGATGATGAAACATATGAACTTTCAATTGAAGAAGATGTTCCGATTGTAACAAAAGCATTTCCTGATTTGGCATATCATCTTTTAATGAGAGTTAAAAAAGAAAAAAACAGTATTGTAAATACAACTTTACATTCGGATGTTCAATCTCATGTGAACCGAATAGTAGAAAAGCATCATAAGAAATTGTCCGGTAATAAAATTAATAACCTTGCAGTATTGGTTTTAGAAGTTGAGACCGGAAATGTAATATCATATGTCGGTAATATTAATGACTTTTCTGATAAAGCTAACAGTAATTCGGTTGATTTGATAATGTCTGAAAGAAGTACCGGCAGCATATTGAAACCTTTTTTATATGCATCAATGTTGACTGACGGAGAGATATTGCCGAATACTTTGGTTTATGATATTCCTACACGAATCGGAGGATATACACCGAGAAATTACAGCAGAGGTTACAGCGGAGCAGTTCCTGCACATGAAGCTTTGGCAAGGTCGCTTAACATTCCTGCCGTTAGAATGTTAAGAGCATACGGACTTGAAAAACTATATCATAAATTAGAAGATGTCGGGATGAATACACTTCATAATCATGCAAATCATTATGGTTTGTCATTAATACTTGGTGGTTGCGAAGGAACATTGTGGGAGATTTGCGGTATTTATGCATCTATGGCAAGAACATTGAATAATTATGAAGAATACGGTTATCAATATGATAAAGGTGATTTTCATCCTCCGGTATATTATAATATTGATAAAGCGGAAAAAAATAAATTGTCTGATTGGGCACATTTTGAGAACAGCTCTTATTTTTCTGCATCTTCAATATACTTAACTTTTGAAGCTATGCTGGATGTCGAAAGGCCTGATGATTTATCAAATTGGGAAATGTTTCAATCTTCAGAACGAATTGCATGGAAAACAGGAACAAGTTTCGGTTTCAGAGATGCATGGGCAATTGGTGTAACAACAAAGTATGTAGTTGGTGTATGGGCAGGTAATGCCGACGGTGAAGGTCGCCCGGGTTTGGTTGGTATTAAAGCAGCAGCACCCGTTTTATTTGATGTATTTGATATTTTGCCTGATGCTCAAAATTGGTTTAAATTTCCCGAAACTGATATGGTTAAAGCAGATATTTGCAAGAAAAGCGGACATCTCGCAAGTATTATTTGTGATGATACAGAAGAAGTATTTATACCGTCTTCAGGAATTCGAACTTCTCCTTGTCCTTATCATAAAATTGTACATTTAGATATGAATGAGCAATTTCAAGTAGATGCCGGTTGCGAGAATATTGAAGACATTATAACAAAAGCATGGTTTGTGTTGCCGCCGGCTGTTGAGAACTATTATAAATCTTTTAATGCATCATATAAATTTTTACCGCCGTTCAGAAATGATTGTAAGGGTTCTGCAGACCGATCGGAAAAAAATATGGAACTGATTTATCCTTTTCATAATACTAAAATCTATGTTCCTGTTGAGTTATCCGGAAAACTCGGTAAAACTGTATTTGAAGCAGCTCACAGAAATAAAAATGCAATTGTTTTTTGGTATGTTGATGATGATTTAGTCGGACAAACAAAAGGCATTCATCAAATAGAATTAAGCCCGCCCGAAGGAGAACATGTTTTGACTTTGATTGATGAGAACGGGGAAAAACTTGTAAAGAAATTTGAGATTTTGGGTAGAAAATAA